One window of the Sparus aurata chromosome 7, fSpaAur1.1, whole genome shotgun sequence genome contains the following:
- the gnb1a gene encoding guanine nucleotide-binding protein G(I)/G(S)/G(T) subunit beta-1: MSELDQLRQEAEQLKNQIRDARKACADATLSQITANIDPVGRIQMRTRRTLRGHLAKIYAMHWGTDSRLLVSASQDGKLIIWDSYTTNKVHAIPLRSSWVMTCAYAPSGNYVACGGLDNICSIYNLKTREGNVRVSRELAGHTGYLSCCRFLDDNQIVTSSGDTTCALWDIETGQQTTTFAGHTGDVMSLSLAPDTRLFVSGACDASAKLWDIREGMCRQTFTGHESDINAICFFPNGNAFATGSDDATCRLFDLRADQELMVYSHDNIICGITSVAFSKSGRLLLAGYDDFNCNVWDTLKADRAGVLAGHDNRVSCLGVTDDGMAVATGSWDSFLKIWN, translated from the exons ATGAGTGAACTGGATCAGCTACGCCAGGAGGCTGAGCAGCTCAAGAACCAGATCAGA gatgcCAGGAAAGCGTGTGCGGATGCTACCCTGTCTCAG aTCACAGCTAACATCGACCCTGTTGGCCGAATTCAGATGCGCACTAGACGGACACTGAGGGGGCATCTGGCTAAAATCTATGCCATGCACTGGGGCACTGACTCGAG gCTTTTGGTCAGTGCCTCCCAGGATGGCAAACTCATTATTTGGGACAGCTACACCACAAACAAG GTCCACGCCATCCCATTGCGCTCCTCCTGGGTGATGACGTGCGCCTACGCCCCTTCTGGGAACTACGTCGCCTGTGGAGGCCTGGACAACATCTGCTCCATCTACAACCTGAAGACCCGCGAGGGAAATGTGCGAGTCAGCCGCGAGCTGGCCGGACACACAG GTTACCTGTCCTGCTGTCGCTTCCTGGATGACAACCAGATTGTCACTAGCTCTGGAGACACCACCTG TGCTCTGTGGGACATTGAGACTGGTCAGCAGACAACTACATTTGCTGGTCACACCGGTGATGTCATGAGTCTCTCTCTGGCGCCCGACACcaggctgtttgtctctggagCCTGCGATGCCTCGGCCAAGCTCTGGGACATCAGAGAAGGAATGTGCCGACAGACCTTCACTGGCCACGAGTCAGACATCAACGCTATCTGC TTCTTCCCCAATGGCAACGCCTTTGCCACGGGCTCAGACGATGCCACCTGCCGGCTGTTTGATCTGCGTGCTGACCAGGAGCTGATGGTTTACTCACATGACAACATCATCTGCGGCATCACCTCTGTGGCATTCTCCAAGAGTGGCCGCTTACTGCTGGCCGGCTATGACGATTTCAACTGCAACGTCTGGGACACTTTGAAGGCCGACCGTGCAG gtgtccTGGCTGGTCATGATAATCGGGTGAGCTGCTTGGGTGTGACCGACGACGGCATGGCAGTGGCAACAGGGTCCTGGGACAGCTTCCTCAAGATCTGGAACTAG